GGCGTGATGACACTACCCAGGGTGAGGACAATATCTGGCGCATGCACGACCAGGTGATCTGCTCACTGGATTCGGTCAAACCGGTCGAGAGTCGCCGGGGCTGGAGCCTGGAGCAGCTTGCCAACTACAACCGTGAGCGATTTGAAGACCTCGTGTCCGCTGGCTGGGATCTGGTGATTATCGACGAATCCCACCGCATGGGGGGCAGCACCGAGCAAGTGGCCCGCTACAAGCTGGGTGCCGCCCTGGCCGAGGCTGCTCCTTATTTGCTGTTGCTGTCAGCTACACCCCACCAAGGCAAGAGCGATCAGTTCTTGCGGCTGATGCAGTTGCTGGATCGCGACACCTTCCCCGATGAGTCCAGTATCAATCAGGACCGAGTACAGCCTTTCGTGATTCGTACTGAGAAGCGTTCTTCCATTGATGCGGAAGGGCAGCCACTGTTCAAGCCCCGCTCTACTCGGCTGCATGCTGTTGCCTGGCAAGCAAAACATGCGGCCCAGCAGCAGCTGTACGAGGCCGTTACTGATTATGTGCGCCATGGCTACAACCAGGCGATGGCCGCCAAGCAGCGTCATATCGGCTTTCTGATGATCCTGATGCAGCGCTTGGTGACATCCAGTACTGCTGCCATTCGCGCAACGCTGGAGAAACGCCAGGCCCTGCTTGATACACCTGAGCTGCAGGCGGGGTTATTTGATCTCGCTGATGCCGATGAATGGGCCGAGCTGGACAGCCAGTCCCAGCTGGATGCGGCCCTGCAGTCCAGTAGCTGGGCACAGGAGAAATCAGAAGTCGATACGCTGCTGGCACTGGCCCGGGAAACTGAGCAACAAGGCAGCGATGCCAAAGCCGAGGCTTTGCTGGAGCTGATATACAAGCAGCAGCAGGAAGAGAATGACCCTGAGCTGAAGGTGTTGGTGTTTACGGAATTCGTGCCAACCCAGGCCATGCTGGCCGAATTTCTGGAAAGCCGTGGGTTCTCCGTAGCTCTGCTAAATGGCGGGATGGACCTGGAGGCGCGAACCAGAGCCCAGAAAGCGTTTTCTCAGGATGTGCGCATACTGGTTTCCACGGATGCCGGTGGCGAGGGGCTTAACCTGCAGTTCTGCCACGTCATCGTCAATTTCGATATGCCCTGGAACCCAATGCGGCTGGAGCAGCGGATTGGGCGTGTGGACCGCATCGGCCAGCCTCACGTGGTTCGTGCCGTCAATTTTGTACTGGCAGACACGGTGGAATATCGCGTACGGGAGGTGCTCGAAGAGAAGCTGGCCGTGATTGCGGAAGAGTTCGGTGTCGATAAGGCGGCGGATGTGATGGATTCCGTAGAGGTTGAGCCCTTGTTCGATGAGCTCTTCGTGCATGGCTTGCAAGATCCGTCCTCCATTGATCAGGAATGCGAGGAAGTGATCGATCAGGTCCGGGATAAGGTGACCGCGTACCGGAAAGACAATGACCTTTTGACGGAAGACCATACGCTCGAAGCCGACGATGCTCGCAAGTGGCGCGATCACCCGGCACAGTTCTGGCTAGAGCGGGCCATCACCACCGGGTTGGCTGGTCGTGGCGGCACTGCCGTCAAACATGATGATGCCTGGCAGGTGATCTGGATGGATGGCAGTGAATCTCACCGCGTGTGCTTTGATGCGCGTACTGCTGAACAGAACCCTGAGCTGGAGTGGATCACACTGGAAGACCCCAGAGCCCGTGCTGTGATCATGGATCTGCCACGCTTCGTAGTCGGTCAGCCAGTGCCGGTGGTGGCGGTACGTGGATTACCAGACACCGTCCAGGGTGTCTGGTCGCTCTGGGAGATCAGCCTGAGCGCAGGCAGCTCCTCCAGTCAATTCAATCGAAAGCGGTTTTTGCCGGTGTTTGTGATGGATAATGGCCGGTCATTTGTACCGACGGCAAAGCGTATCTGGGATTTACTGCTCACTGAGCATGTTAAAATACAACAAGCCACCGGGCTAGAGCACGCCATCGAGTGGTATGAATCATCCTCTAAAGCCGCCCATGCTCAAGGGGAACAGTTGTTCAACGAGCTATTGGATGAACATCGCTCTTGGCTATCAGAGGAGTGTGATCGCGCGACTTACTCCTTTGAATCACGTCAGCAGGCGATTGGCCGTATTGGTCTGTCTGCGGTCAGGGAACATCGGCGAAAGCGACTTCAAGCAGAGCACGAGGTTCGAATGGCAAAGTTGCGGGATGCCGAAACCTGCCTTCCGGATATGCATGCAGTTCTGGTGTTACGGATCGGTCAATCTGGGAGGTCAGCTTGATGAGCCTTTGGGCCAAACGAATTCTAGAGGAGTTTCCATCCGACCTGGCTCGGCTGTGGATAGCAGCAGACCCTGATGATGTATTGCTAGACGAGCAGGTGCTTGTCGAGCTGAGGGATCGTGGATTTGAGGTACTGCCATTCAAGGACAGTGTGGCCTTTCGTGCTGAATATGAGGAACGTTATCGTATTCCCTGGGAACAGGGTGAGCCAGGCCCGGCAAGAGCAGTTATCCTCCACCTACGAGGCACTGACCTTAGTGAGCTGCCATGGGACTATCTGCGCTCATCACGGCAAGTCCATTTGGGACTTCATGAGTTATTTTCCAAGCTGAGTTATTCCGTTGTCAGGCAGGTTGGTGGCGAGCTGCTGCCAGCCCTATTTGAGTCACAAGCCAAGCATGTCACTCAGGATCTGGGAGAGGCGGCCACCAAGGATTTTGTTCTGACACACATTTTCCGCTTCAGCCCTCACCTGATCACGCGGGAAGAGGATCTCTGGCGGGAGATGCTGCGATTACACTTTCGGGACATGGCCGTACCCAGAGTTCTGGCAGAGTACGTAGCTCAGGTTATTACGGAGAACAAGCCCTTCGATAACATCCCTGTTGCTGACTTGCTGGTACATAAAGATTTGGCTCTGAGAACGGTTCAGGATGCCTGGTACCGATACCTGCATAGGCTGGGCCTTAGTGGTGGTCGCACCGGCGAAGGGGCTCCCAAGACCTACGTTCCAGAGTTATCGATACCGTTTGATCATCATGATATTAGGGTTATCGTTGATTCCATGTTCTTGGATGGCACATTGCACCCACTGGAAGTGCAGGATGTTCCGTCTGATCTGCCAGAATGGATAAAAGCTGGCATTATCCGAGATCCTAGAGCAAAAGCGAAGCTGGTGTTGGATGGTATCGAAAGCCTTTCCAAAGAAATACCCGACACTGACTCTGGTTATCGAGACTGGATGCATTTTGCCAAACGGTTCGGCGAGATCCTGTCGAGGTTTCATGGATTGGATGTGCCCCGGGCGGAATGTATCAGGGCGGAGATGCAGAATTTTGTTCGGCAAATAGATGAGAAACTAGAGCATTGGGTTTTCAGACACTATGCTGACTTGTCCTCCTTGCCTATCGTCAAGGGGCCAGTGATGCTTCATCACATACCCCGTTATTTGGCCATGAATCATTCGCCCAGCAATGAAAAGGTAGCTTTGGTTGTCTTTGACGGTTTGGCTTTTGACCAGTGGGTTCATATTCGGGAAAGTCTTGTTAAGGCATGTGACAAGCTGATTTTCAATGAGTTTGCTTGCTTTGCATGGTTGCCGACGCTGACTTCGGTATCCCGTCAGGCTCTGTTTTCAGGGCTTCGACCAAGAGAATTCCCGGATAGTATCGAATCGACTTCACGCGAACCCGCTTATTGGTCTCGGTTCTGGCAAGACCAAGGTGTGCGCCCCAATGGGGTTATGTTCCGTAAATCCATCAAGCGTAACGACGACCTGCCGGAACTGGAAGATGCTTTGTCCAACCCGGCTATCAGGGTGGCAGGACTGGTTGTGGACACCGTTGATGAGATTATACACGGTGCTGTGCTGGGTAAGCAGGGCGTAGCAACTCAGATCGCTAACTGGTGTGAGACTGGATTTATTACAAAGTTGTTAATTTTCTTGTTGGATCACGGGTACCAAGTATACTTGACTGCAGACCATGGTAACGCGGAAGCCTCTGGTATTGGCCGTATCAATCAGGGCGTTACATCTGATCTTCGTGGAGAGCGTGTACGCACCTATCGCAGCGAGACCACGATTGCCGAGACAGCAGCTGCTTATCCGGAGACTCTCCGTGTTGATGTACCTGGCTTGCCCGCTGATTTCATGCCGCTATTTGCTCGGGGAAGAGAAGCCTTTGTACCGAAAGGGAATCAGGTTGTTGTTCATGGGGGTATGTCACTGGAAGAGCTTGTCGTCCCATTTGTGAGAGTGAGTTACGTAAATTGACTCGACAGAAAATTTCTTCACCCAAGATTGGTTTTGATCGTTACATTGCTCTTGACTGGGCCGCTGCAGCCCTGCGTGCCCGCGCTGAATCCGGAACCGTTGATGACCTAAACGAGTTGCTTGATGCGGCAGGACTGGGCGTGGAAGCTCGGAAAAAAACTAGAACTGTCTTGAACCGGCTTTGGCTACAGCCCCGCCCGGAGCTGGCTGATTTCGCCCAGCGAGGCGTGGATATATACAAATCTGATCCGAGTGTGCCCATTGCAGCACTAACCTGGGGCATGGCGATTGCCACCTATCCGTTTTTTGGCAAGGTGGCCGAACTGATAGGCCGCCTGTCATCTCTACAGGGGGACTGTGCCTCTGCGGAAGTTCACCGGCGCATGAGTGAAATCTACGGTGAACGAGAGGGGACTCTTCGCATGACGAATATGGTACTCCAATCACAAGCTAATTGGGGGGTCATTGAGCGCGTGGAAAAAGGTAAACGTCTGATCAGGATGGCACCAATCAGAATAAGTAGCGAGGAATCTGTTACTTGGCTGGTAGAAGCGGTATTGCGCTATGCAAATAAGGCATTCCCAGTATCGGTGCTGTCTTCCCAGGCTGTTATATTCCCTTTCATGCTAGACCAGCCGCTCGGGTATTTGGTTTCAAAGAGTCCAAACTTAGTTGTATA
Above is a window of Halomonas sp. I5-271120 DNA encoding:
- a CDS encoding DEAD/DEAH box helicase; translation: MSKVFKVGDWCWYSQQATPCRIIERQEVWGATTYRIWLAAKDAVVRAREPDLAELLDIQPTVEQILHSVAAAKLLDALEDNLLLAPVQSSVVPLPHQLYALNRAMGRDRIRYLLADEVGLGKTIEAGLILRELKLRGMVKRVLVVAPKGLVRQWQAEMRLHFGEQLRFIEASDLAAFRAWRDDTTQGEDNIWRMHDQVICSLDSVKPVESRRGWSLEQLANYNRERFEDLVSAGWDLVIIDESHRMGGSTEQVARYKLGAALAEAAPYLLLLSATPHQGKSDQFLRLMQLLDRDTFPDESSINQDRVQPFVIRTEKRSSIDAEGQPLFKPRSTRLHAVAWQAKHAAQQQLYEAVTDYVRHGYNQAMAAKQRHIGFLMILMQRLVTSSTAAIRATLEKRQALLDTPELQAGLFDLADADEWAELDSQSQLDAALQSSSWAQEKSEVDTLLALARETEQQGSDAKAEALLELIYKQQQEENDPELKVLVFTEFVPTQAMLAEFLESRGFSVALLNGGMDLEARTRAQKAFSQDVRILVSTDAGGEGLNLQFCHVIVNFDMPWNPMRLEQRIGRVDRIGQPHVVRAVNFVLADTVEYRVREVLEEKLAVIAEEFGVDKAADVMDSVEVEPLFDELFVHGLQDPSSIDQECEEVIDQVRDKVTAYRKDNDLLTEDHTLEADDARKWRDHPAQFWLERAITTGLAGRGGTAVKHDDAWQVIWMDGSESHRVCFDARTAEQNPELEWITLEDPRARAVIMDLPRFVVGQPVPVVAVRGLPDTVQGVWSLWEISLSAGSSSSQFNRKRFLPVFVMDNGRSFVPTAKRIWDLLLTEHVKIQQATGLEHAIEWYESSSKAAHAQGEQLFNELLDEHRSWLSEECDRATYSFESRQQAIGRIGLSAVREHRRKRLQAEHEVRMAKLRDAETCLPDMHAVLVLRIGQSGRSA
- the pglZ gene encoding BREX-3 system phosphatase PglZ, encoding MSLWAKRILEEFPSDLARLWIAADPDDVLLDEQVLVELRDRGFEVLPFKDSVAFRAEYEERYRIPWEQGEPGPARAVILHLRGTDLSELPWDYLRSSRQVHLGLHELFSKLSYSVVRQVGGELLPALFESQAKHVTQDLGEAATKDFVLTHIFRFSPHLITREEDLWREMLRLHFRDMAVPRVLAEYVAQVITENKPFDNIPVADLLVHKDLALRTVQDAWYRYLHRLGLSGGRTGEGAPKTYVPELSIPFDHHDIRVIVDSMFLDGTLHPLEVQDVPSDLPEWIKAGIIRDPRAKAKLVLDGIESLSKEIPDTDSGYRDWMHFAKRFGEILSRFHGLDVPRAECIRAEMQNFVRQIDEKLEHWVFRHYADLSSLPIVKGPVMLHHIPRYLAMNHSPSNEKVALVVFDGLAFDQWVHIRESLVKACDKLIFNEFACFAWLPTLTSVSRQALFSGLRPREFPDSIESTSREPAYWSRFWQDQGVRPNGVMFRKSIKRNDDLPELEDALSNPAIRVAGLVVDTVDEIIHGAVLGKQGVATQIANWCETGFITKLLIFLLDHGYQVYLTADHGNAEASGIGRINQGVTSDLRGERVRTYRSETTIAETAAAYPETLRVDVPGLPADFMPLFARGREAFVPKGNQVVVHGGMSLEELVVPFVRVSYVN